In one window of Tellurirhabdus rosea DNA:
- a CDS encoding response regulator, which translates to MPESINSHSVVRQLRFVFTFSTVLLLFSLVASFWSIQRLIANSKMVNHTNEVLLEVESIISAIKDAETGQRGYLLTFSPDFLAPYNGAYGRVTNSHNKLLALTSDNPVQQRNLAEVRRLYEIRFVQMRRVIALFQRNSTASQRTAELKRGLVIMQNLRAQVDRVKAAETGLLAERVQRQQLYITYTPFLLVVAAIISMLITAFAYVRIKTDLDHRIARQREEREKYLQTSRRIAVMEDITHKIAEGDYTVRSEDLEDDDLGRIGKALNTMTGALQQTFTTLQNQNWLQTGNARLSDAMRGERNLRKLAGNMIETLAGYLKAPLGTVYLLESEGTYQLAGSYAAAGAPALIRSGEGLVGQAVKSRHPVVVDEVPENYARVRSSLGEARPTSLMVVPLWYADLCVGAVELGLLRKPDPLEITLLDQNRDAMAISVNAALDYRRLQDLLEETQAQSEELQSQQDELQNLNVELEMQAQKLQASEEELRVQQEELQQTNQELEERGKLLEERNDEIQTKVRELELTTRYKSEFLANMSHELRTPLNSILLLSRLLAENAEQNLNAEQIEYARVIQSSGNGLLGLIDEILDLSKIEAGQMKLDVHQVAVAEITDELRSLFAVMAREKGLEFSITVAADVPATVETDKQRLGQVLKNLISNALKFTAKGSVTLTIERQDGQLSFRVADTGIGIPPEKQPIIFEAFQQADGSTKRKYGGTGLGLSISRELTKLLGGDIQLKSEVNRGSEFTVRIPFQPEQPSAPAPVAVQAPVALTPRPTGHARFISPHIPEPIPDDRQLIREQDKVILIVEDDPNFAKTLLDFARKKGYRGLVAVRGDEGLELATQYRPQGILLDIELPVMSGWEIMDALKANPQTRPIPVHIMSSHRMKNESLLKGAIDFVDKPVAYDQLQDIFKKLEYVLNRNPKKVLIVEDNPKHARALAYFLETFNINSELKSDIREGVGALKQNEVDCVILDMGIPDSKAYETLDEARKTPGLENLPIIIFTGKSLSMSEELKIKKYADSIIVKTAHSYQRMLDEVSLFLHLVEESQPGGPQGPVKRQTGLKQVLANKTVLVADDDVRNIFSLSKALEQYNMTIIPALDGKEALEKLEENPSVDVVLLDMMMPQMDGYEAARKIRENPRWKSLPVIAVTAKAMTGDREKCIDAGASDYITKPVDVDQLLSLLRVWLYDK; encoded by the coding sequence ATGCCAGAATCAATCAATTCCCATTCGGTGGTCAGGCAACTCCGGTTTGTGTTTACCTTCTCGACGGTGCTGCTGCTGTTCAGTCTGGTGGCTTCTTTCTGGAGCATCCAGCGGCTGATCGCCAACTCGAAGATGGTGAATCATACCAACGAAGTGCTGCTGGAGGTGGAAAGCATCATTTCCGCCATCAAGGACGCCGAAACGGGCCAGCGGGGCTACCTGCTGACCTTTAGCCCGGACTTTCTCGCGCCCTATAACGGGGCCTACGGCCGGGTGACCAACAGCCATAACAAACTGCTCGCCCTCACCAGCGATAATCCGGTCCAGCAGCGCAATCTGGCGGAAGTCCGGAGGCTGTACGAAATCCGGTTTGTGCAGATGCGCAGGGTAATCGCGCTTTTTCAGCGCAACTCGACCGCCAGCCAGCGAACCGCGGAACTGAAGCGGGGACTGGTGATCATGCAGAACCTGCGGGCGCAGGTGGATCGGGTCAAAGCAGCGGAAACCGGACTGCTGGCCGAGCGGGTTCAGCGGCAGCAGCTCTACATCACCTACACGCCTTTTCTGCTGGTGGTGGCGGCCATTATCTCCATGCTGATTACGGCCTTTGCCTACGTCCGGATCAAAACCGACCTCGACCACCGCATCGCCCGGCAGCGCGAGGAACGGGAAAAATACCTCCAGACCTCCCGCCGGATCGCGGTCATGGAAGACATTACCCACAAAATTGCCGAAGGCGACTACACCGTACGGAGTGAAGACCTGGAAGACGACGACCTCGGCCGCATTGGCAAAGCCCTGAATACGATGACCGGAGCCCTGCAGCAGACGTTTACGACGTTGCAGAACCAGAACTGGCTCCAAACGGGCAACGCCCGCCTGAGCGACGCCATGCGCGGGGAACGGAACCTGCGGAAACTGGCCGGAAACATGATCGAAACGCTGGCCGGTTACCTGAAGGCCCCGCTGGGAACGGTGTACCTGCTGGAAAGCGAGGGCACGTACCAACTGGCCGGAAGCTACGCCGCGGCGGGTGCCCCCGCCCTCATCCGGAGCGGGGAAGGGCTGGTTGGGCAGGCCGTCAAATCCCGGCATCCGGTGGTCGTCGACGAGGTTCCCGAAAATTACGCCCGCGTCCGTTCGTCGCTGGGAGAAGCCCGGCCGACTTCGCTGATGGTCGTGCCGTTATGGTACGCGGATTTGTGCGTGGGGGCCGTTGAACTGGGCCTGCTCCGGAAGCCGGACCCGCTCGAAATAACGCTGCTGGACCAGAACCGGGATGCGATGGCCATCAGCGTCAACGCCGCGCTGGACTACCGGCGGCTTCAGGATCTGCTGGAAGAAACGCAGGCCCAGTCGGAAGAACTGCAAAGCCAGCAGGATGAACTTCAGAATCTGAATGTGGAGCTGGAAATGCAGGCGCAGAAGCTTCAGGCGTCGGAAGAGGAACTGCGCGTGCAGCAGGAAGAACTGCAACAGACCAACCAGGAACTGGAAGAACGGGGCAAATTGCTGGAGGAACGCAACGACGAGATTCAGACGAAAGTCCGGGAACTCGAACTCACGACCCGCTACAAGTCGGAGTTTCTGGCCAACATGTCGCACGAACTGCGGACGCCGCTGAACTCGATTCTGCTCCTGAGCCGCCTGCTGGCCGAAAATGCCGAACAGAACCTGAACGCCGAACAGATCGAATACGCCCGGGTCATCCAGTCGTCGGGCAACGGTCTGCTGGGGCTGATCGACGAAATTCTGGACCTGTCGAAGATCGAAGCCGGGCAGATGAAGCTCGACGTGCACCAGGTGGCGGTGGCCGAAATCACGGACGAACTGCGGTCGCTTTTTGCCGTCATGGCCCGCGAAAAAGGGCTGGAGTTCAGCATTACCGTCGCGGCGGATGTGCCGGCCACCGTCGAGACGGACAAACAGCGGCTCGGACAGGTCCTGAAAAACCTGATTTCGAACGCGCTGAAATTTACGGCTAAAGGCAGCGTCACGCTGACCATCGAACGGCAGGACGGCCAGCTCAGTTTCCGGGTGGCCGATACCGGCATCGGCATTCCGCCCGAGAAGCAGCCCATCATTTTCGAGGCGTTTCAGCAGGCCGACGGTTCGACAAAGCGCAAGTACGGCGGCACGGGCCTCGGCTTGTCCATCAGCCGCGAACTGACCAAGCTGCTCGGCGGCGACATCCAGCTCAAAAGCGAGGTGAACCGGGGCAGCGAGTTCACGGTCCGGATACCGTTCCAGCCGGAGCAGCCGTCGGCTCCGGCGCCGGTGGCGGTCCAGGCGCCGGTGGCCCTCACGCCCCGGCCGACGGGGCACGCCCGGTTTATCAGTCCGCACATTCCCGAACCGATTCCCGACGACCGGCAACTCATCCGGGAGCAGGACAAAGTCATTCTGATCGTGGAGGACGACCCGAATTTTGCGAAGACCCTGCTCGATTTTGCCCGGAAAAAAGGCTACCGGGGGCTGGTGGCGGTCCGGGGCGACGAAGGGCTGGAGCTGGCGACGCAGTACCGGCCGCAGGGCATTCTGCTGGATATCGAACTGCCCGTGATGAGCGGCTGGGAAATCATGGACGCGCTGAAGGCCAACCCGCAGACCCGGCCCATCCCCGTGCACATCATGTCTTCGCACCGGATGAAGAACGAAAGTCTGCTGAAAGGAGCCATCGATTTTGTGGACAAGCCGGTCGCCTACGACCAGTTGCAGGATATTTTCAAAAAGCTCGAATACGTCCTGAACCGCAATCCGAAAAAGGTTCTGATCGTGGAAGACAATCCGAAGCACGCCAGGGCGCTGGCGTACTTCCTGGAAACGTTCAACATCAACTCCGAACTGAAAAGCGACATCCGGGAGGGCGTCGGTGCTCTGAAACAGAACGAGGTGGACTGCGTGATTCTGGACATGGGCATCCCCGACAGCAAGGCGTACGAAACGCTGGACGAAGCCCGCAAAACGCCGGGTCTGGAAAATCTGCCCATCATCATCTTTACGGGCAAAAGTCTGTCGATGTCCGAGGAGCTGAAAATCAAAAAATACGCCGATTCGATCATCGTCAAAACGGCCCATTCGTACCAGCGCATGCTGGATGAGGTGTCGCTGTTCCTGCATCTGGTCGAAGAGTCGCAGCCGGGCGGTCCGCAGGGGCCCGTCAAACGGCAGACCGGGCTGAAACAGGTGCTGGCCAACAAGACCGTGCTGGTGGCGGACGACGATGTGCGGAACATTTTCTCCCTTTCCAAGGCGCTGGAGCAGTACAACATGACCATCATCCCGGCCCTCGACGGCAAGGAGGCGCTGGAGAAACTGGAAGAAAACCCGTCCGTCGATGTGGTGCTGCTGGACATGATGATGCCGCAGATGGACGGCTACGAGGCTGCCCGAAAAATCCGCGAAAACCCGCGCTGGAAATCCCTGCCCGTGATTGCTGTCACGGCCAAAGCGATGACCGGCGACCGGGAAAAGTGCATTGACGCCGGAGCCTCGGACTACATCACCAAGCCGGTGGACGTAGACCAGTTGCTGTCGCTGCTGCGCGTATGGTTGTATGATAAATAA
- a CDS encoding hybrid sensor histidine kinase/response regulator: MILVVDDRPENILPLKKILELNGFAVDTAESGEEALKRILKTAYSVIILDVQMPGMDGFEVANAISGFSKARDTSIIFLSAVNTEKKFITQGYTSGGTDYLTKPVDPDILVLKVKTLDKLYRQQQELRAAQESLKKAAEQLEIQVQHRTQELLAKNAELERANHELQQFTWVVSHDLKEPLRKMQILQDTIREKYLKGNEEAVSYLDRSIRSSARMSHLITDLLTFSQLAIPEPFQPTQLNALLNDLLPDFEDIIERKKGQVTVGPLPVIDAIPVRIRQIFQNLISNSLKFARPDVPPRISIEGERIGERRLDAPADPNGAFCRIRVQDNGIGFHEKYLERIFVMFQRLHDRASYEGTGIGLAIAKKNVEKHGGLITAQSSEGQGAVFVLVLPLRQSHV, encoded by the coding sequence ATGATTCTTGTTGTTGACGACAGGCCGGAAAATATTTTACCTCTGAAGAAAATCCTGGAATTGAACGGTTTTGCGGTCGATACGGCCGAATCCGGCGAAGAGGCGCTGAAACGGATTCTGAAAACCGCTTATTCGGTCATCATTCTGGATGTACAGATGCCCGGCATGGACGGTTTTGAGGTAGCCAATGCCATTTCCGGTTTCAGCAAAGCCCGCGATACGTCGATTATTTTTCTGTCGGCCGTCAATACCGAGAAAAAATTCATCACCCAGGGCTATACTTCGGGCGGCACCGACTACCTGACCAAGCCCGTCGATCCGGATATTCTGGTGCTGAAAGTGAAAACGCTGGACAAACTGTACCGGCAGCAGCAGGAACTCCGGGCGGCGCAGGAATCCCTGAAAAAGGCTGCCGAGCAGCTGGAAATCCAGGTGCAGCACCGGACGCAGGAGCTGCTGGCGAAGAATGCCGAACTCGAACGGGCCAACCACGAACTCCAGCAGTTTACCTGGGTGGTGTCGCACGACCTCAAAGAGCCGCTGCGGAAAATGCAGATTCTCCAGGACACCATTCGGGAGAAATACCTGAAGGGCAACGAAGAGGCCGTCAGTTACCTCGACCGCTCCATCCGGTCCTCGGCCCGCATGTCCCACCTCATCACGGACCTGCTGACCTTCTCGCAACTGGCCATTCCGGAGCCTTTTCAGCCGACCCAGCTCAATGCGCTGCTGAACGACCTGCTGCCCGATTTTGAAGACATCATCGAACGCAAAAAAGGCCAGGTGACGGTCGGGCCGCTCCCGGTCATCGACGCCATTCCGGTCCGCATCCGGCAGATTTTCCAGAATCTGATCAGCAATTCGCTGAAATTCGCCCGACCCGACGTGCCGCCCCGCATTTCCATCGAAGGAGAACGGATTGGGGAGCGAAGACTCGACGCGCCCGCCGACCCGAACGGTGCCTTTTGCCGCATCCGGGTGCAGGACAACGGGATCGGCTTTCATGAAAAATATCTGGAACGGATTTTTGTCATGTTTCAGCGGCTGCACGACCGGGCGAGCTACGAAGGCACCGGCATTGGGCTGGCCATCGCCAAAAAAAATGTTGAAAAACACGGGGGCCTCATTACGGCACAGTCTTCGGAAGGGCAGGGGGCTGTTTTTGTCCTGGTGCTGCCCCTGCGCCAGTCCCACGTTTAG
- a CDS encoding glycosyl hydrolase, whose product MRIPLLLIPLLAVSLVAGIKPQPKKPAPVAFSEESFKAPPRSSGIRCWWWWLNGNVTKEAITRDLEEMKAKGFSGACLFDAGGAEQRGNAQVPEGPLFGSPAWRELYRHAVREAERLGLVLSLSIQSGWNLGGPDITPAEAAKHLTWSEVTVKGPMTFRQALPLPKSKDDYYRDITVLAFGKKAGANRPPIRDLAEKAMFKELGMSAPDTRYLLTDVPGTAGEEDAAANTVQNLSAKMNREGILEWQVPPGEWTIMRFGYTPTDAEVSTSSGKWQGRVLDPLNDRIFNRYWDTHVEPLLKMIGPMAGKTLKYLQTDSWEAGGCNWTEGFAEEFKKRRGYDMLAYLPVVSGRIIENREASNRFLADLRKTISDLVAEKHYGTFAARAARYGIGLQPESAGPHAGPFDGLKNYGYSDIMMSEFWSPSPHRPTPERRFFVKQAASAAHIYNKQFVGAESFTTIGPHWNDVIWSDMKSSADHEFCAGLNLVYLHTFTCSPKEMGLPGQEYFAGTHFNPNVTWWDLSTGFIQYLTRCQYLLQQGQSVSDVLYYYGDHIPNIARQKADDPGKALPEFDYDVINEDRLQVLSIRNNRITLPHGLSYRVLVLPDHRVLSLAALEKVAQLVKGGATVIGPKPATSASLVGYPASAGRLQALADELWGKGESPAGQRAVGAGRVIWGKTAREVLLADGVKPDAAFAGTRPNQVFDFMHKVQGDTDYYFVSSQNREAARVTASFRLTGRQPELWNPVTGETQPATAFRQENGQTTVTLDFDPYGSVFVVFRKPIPATQQGTAALPVATYETVTTLSGPWQVQFNSNWTAGAPASQTFDRLISWTEHPQEGIRFYSGKAVYRKTFDAAGLPATGPMYLDLGDIRDVGVARVKLNGRDLGIVWTPPFRVPVSGILKPTGNQLEVEVINSWRNRLVGDRGKPQNERLTQTNVTIRKEWELLPSGLLGPVQILTARPKGN is encoded by the coding sequence ATGCGCATACCTCTTCTTCTTATCCCGTTACTGGCGGTTTCGCTGGTAGCGGGCATCAAACCCCAGCCGAAAAAGCCCGCGCCGGTAGCCTTTTCGGAAGAAAGTTTTAAAGCACCGCCCCGCTCCTCCGGCATTCGCTGCTGGTGGTGGTGGCTCAACGGCAACGTCACGAAAGAAGCGATCACCCGCGATTTGGAGGAAATGAAAGCGAAAGGCTTCAGCGGCGCCTGCCTCTTCGACGCGGGCGGGGCCGAGCAGCGCGGCAATGCCCAGGTGCCGGAAGGTCCCCTGTTCGGCTCTCCGGCCTGGCGCGAACTGTACCGCCACGCCGTCCGCGAAGCCGAGCGCCTTGGGCTGGTGCTCAGCCTGAGCATCCAGAGCGGCTGGAACCTCGGCGGTCCGGACATCACACCCGCCGAAGCCGCCAAACACCTGACCTGGTCGGAGGTGACCGTCAAAGGGCCCATGACGTTCCGGCAGGCGCTGCCATTGCCCAAAAGCAAGGACGACTATTACCGCGACATCACCGTGCTGGCGTTTGGGAAAAAAGCCGGTGCCAACCGCCCGCCCATCCGCGATCTGGCCGAAAAAGCGATGTTCAAAGAACTGGGCATGTCGGCTCCGGACACGCGCTACCTGCTGACGGACGTTCCGGGCACCGCGGGCGAAGAAGACGCCGCGGCGAACACGGTTCAGAACCTGTCTGCAAAGATGAACCGGGAGGGCATTCTGGAATGGCAGGTGCCGCCGGGCGAATGGACCATCATGCGCTTCGGCTACACGCCCACCGACGCCGAAGTATCGACCTCCAGCGGCAAATGGCAGGGCCGGGTGCTGGACCCGCTCAACGACCGGATTTTCAACCGCTACTGGGACACGCATGTCGAACCGCTGCTGAAAATGATCGGGCCGATGGCCGGAAAAACGCTGAAATACCTGCAAACCGACAGTTGGGAAGCGGGCGGCTGTAACTGGACGGAAGGGTTTGCGGAAGAATTTAAAAAGCGCCGGGGCTACGATATGCTGGCGTATCTGCCGGTCGTGTCGGGGCGCATCATCGAAAACCGGGAGGCCAGCAACCGCTTTCTGGCGGATTTACGCAAAACGATCAGCGATCTGGTGGCCGAGAAACACTACGGCACGTTCGCCGCCCGGGCCGCCCGGTACGGCATCGGCCTGCAACCCGAGTCTGCCGGACCGCATGCCGGACCGTTCGACGGGCTAAAAAACTACGGCTACAGCGACATCATGATGAGCGAGTTCTGGTCGCCTTCGCCTCACCGCCCCACGCCCGAACGCCGCTTTTTTGTCAAGCAGGCGGCGAGTGCGGCGCATATCTACAACAAGCAGTTCGTGGGAGCCGAGTCGTTCACGACCATCGGGCCGCACTGGAACGACGTCATCTGGTCGGACATGAAATCCAGCGCCGACCACGAATTCTGCGCCGGCCTGAATCTGGTTTACCTGCACACCTTCACCTGTTCGCCGAAAGAAATGGGCCTGCCCGGTCAGGAGTATTTCGCCGGGACGCACTTCAACCCGAACGTGACGTGGTGGGACCTGTCGACGGGCTTCATCCAGTACCTCACCCGCTGCCAGTACCTGCTGCAACAGGGCCAGTCGGTTTCCGACGTACTGTATTACTACGGCGACCATATTCCGAACATCGCCCGGCAAAAGGCGGACGACCCGGGCAAAGCGTTACCGGAGTTTGATTATGACGTGATCAACGAAGACCGGCTGCAGGTGCTTTCGATCCGAAATAACCGGATTACGCTCCCGCACGGCCTCTCCTACCGCGTGCTGGTGCTGCCCGACCACCGGGTCCTCTCACTGGCGGCGCTCGAAAAAGTGGCTCAGCTGGTCAAAGGCGGGGCCACGGTGATTGGCCCGAAACCCGCGACCTCGGCCAGTCTGGTCGGTTATCCGGCCAGTGCCGGTCGTTTACAGGCGCTCGCCGATGAACTCTGGGGAAAAGGCGAAAGCCCGGCCGGTCAGCGGGCGGTGGGTGCCGGGCGCGTGATCTGGGGCAAAACGGCCCGCGAGGTACTGCTGGCCGACGGAGTGAAACCCGACGCGGCCTTTGCCGGAACGCGGCCCAATCAGGTCTTTGATTTCATGCACAAGGTGCAGGGCGACACGGATTATTATTTCGTCAGCAGTCAGAATCGCGAGGCGGCCCGCGTCACGGCTTCGTTCCGCCTCACCGGCCGCCAGCCCGAACTCTGGAATCCGGTAACGGGCGAAACCCAACCGGCAACCGCTTTCCGGCAGGAGAACGGGCAGACAACGGTTACGCTGGACTTCGACCCGTACGGCTCCGTTTTCGTGGTCTTCCGGAAACCCATCCCGGCCACGCAGCAGGGAACCGCCGCTTTGCCCGTCGCGACGTACGAAACCGTGACGACGCTGAGCGGGCCGTGGCAGGTGCAGTTCAATTCCAACTGGACGGCCGGGGCCCCGGCCAGTCAGACCTTCGACAGGCTCATCAGCTGGACGGAGCATCCGCAGGAGGGCATACGGTTTTATTCCGGAAAAGCCGTTTACCGCAAAACCTTTGACGCCGCCGGCCTCCCGGCTACCGGCCCGATGTATCTGGACCTGGGCGACATCCGGGACGTGGGTGTAGCGCGGGTGAAACTGAACGGCCGCGACCTCGGCATCGTCTGGACCCCTCCGTTCCGCGTGCCGGTCAGCGGAATTCTGAAACCGACGGGCAACCAGCTGGAGGTGGAAGTAATCAATTCGTGGCGCAACCGGCTCGTGGGCGACCGGGGCAAGCCGCAGAACGAACGCCTCACGCAAACCAACGTTACAATCCGGAAAGAATGGGAACTGCTGCCATCCGGCCTTCTCGGTCCGGTGCAGATTCTGACAGCCCGACCCAAGGGGAATTAA
- a CDS encoding heavy metal translocating P-type ATPase has translation MSTATLTQTTCFHCGNDCAESPILFDEKPFCCEGCKSVYEVLNANQLCQYYDLTQAPGQSPRLSRLEFLDNPDIAAQLLEFTDGTMATATFYVPSIHCSSCLWLLENLYKLAPAIRSSRVDFLKKHVHLTFRIADVSLRQVAELLTSVGYEPLISLNDVVQESEKPSYRPLLYRLAVAGFCSGNIMLFSFPEYLGLDDPAFKQLFGYLNLLLATPVVFYSGSGYFTSVWKALRRGMINIDLPILLGFGTAYARTIYEVFTQTGAGYSDSVSGLIFFLLTGKWFQQKTYDFLSFERDYKSYFPLAVMKLTGAKETPVPVASLKKGDRIRVRNAELIPADGILYKGSATIDYSFVTGESEPEAKKAGMLLYAGGKQIGESIELEVVREVSQSYLTQLWNNDAFRKGQVSRIRSFADQVGQWFTYVVLSMAFLVGTYWYVNEPSKAVNAFTAILIVACPCVLSLSYPFALGHGMRIFGKLKFYLKNADVIEQMAACDTIVFDKTGTLTSTEAARPVEEFRLPLDEMEYALVASLAAQSAHPLSRKLSKYLSETMTLPVENFTEIAGQGVKGLVYGQSVKIGSRAFVHPSISGESDAEGSAVHVSIDHVYRGAFRFRNQFREGIEDMLNALQNDRKLYLLSGDNDAARADLQRWFPQNGQMVFECHPQQKLDFIRQLQAQGHRILMIGDGLNDAGALKQADVGIAVTDDTIQFTPSSDAILEAGALNRLPDFLKYSKFAMRLIHFSFVISLMYNCIGLSYGVTGNLSPIVAAILMPVSSATMVLIATIGMRWKAGQMFAKALSAPGRRSVERP, from the coding sequence ATGAGCACCGCCACACTTACCCAAACGACCTGTTTTCACTGCGGCAATGACTGTGCGGAGTCGCCCATTCTGTTCGACGAAAAACCGTTCTGCTGCGAAGGCTGCAAATCGGTGTATGAAGTGCTGAATGCAAACCAACTCTGCCAGTACTACGACCTGACCCAGGCGCCCGGCCAGTCGCCGCGCCTGTCCCGCCTCGAATTTCTCGATAACCCCGATATTGCGGCCCAACTGCTTGAATTTACGGACGGCACGATGGCCACGGCCACGTTCTACGTACCGTCAATTCACTGTAGCTCCTGCCTCTGGCTGCTGGAAAATTTATACAAACTAGCCCCGGCGATCCGTTCGTCGCGGGTGGATTTCCTCAAAAAACACGTACACCTGACGTTCCGGATTGCGGATGTGTCGCTGCGGCAGGTGGCCGAACTGCTGACTTCGGTGGGCTACGAGCCGCTCATCAGCCTCAACGACGTGGTGCAGGAAAGCGAAAAGCCGTCGTACCGTCCGCTGCTGTACCGGCTGGCCGTGGCGGGTTTCTGTTCGGGCAATATCATGCTGTTCAGCTTCCCGGAATACCTCGGCCTCGACGATCCGGCCTTCAAACAGCTGTTTGGTTACCTGAATCTGCTGCTGGCGACTCCGGTGGTGTTCTATTCGGGGTCCGGTTACTTTACGTCGGTCTGGAAAGCCCTGCGGCGGGGCATGATCAACATCGACCTGCCTATCCTGCTGGGATTCGGCACGGCTTACGCCCGGACCATCTACGAAGTCTTCACCCAGACCGGAGCCGGGTATTCGGATTCCGTTTCGGGCCTGATTTTCTTTCTGTTAACGGGCAAATGGTTCCAGCAGAAAACCTACGATTTCCTTTCCTTCGAACGGGATTACAAATCGTATTTCCCGCTCGCGGTGATGAAACTGACCGGAGCCAAGGAAACGCCGGTGCCGGTGGCGTCGCTCAAAAAAGGCGACCGCATCCGGGTCCGGAACGCCGAACTGATTCCGGCGGACGGCATTCTGTACAAAGGCAGCGCAACGATCGATTACAGCTTCGTGACCGGAGAATCGGAACCGGAAGCGAAAAAAGCCGGAATGCTGCTCTATGCGGGCGGCAAGCAGATCGGCGAATCCATCGAACTCGAAGTGGTGCGGGAAGTTTCGCAGAGTTACCTGACGCAGCTCTGGAACAACGACGCTTTCCGCAAAGGGCAGGTGAGCCGCATCCGTTCGTTTGCCGATCAGGTGGGTCAGTGGTTCACCTACGTGGTGCTGTCGATGGCGTTCCTCGTCGGGACGTACTGGTACGTTAACGAGCCTTCCAAAGCGGTCAACGCGTTTACGGCCATTCTAATTGTGGCCTGTCCCTGCGTCCTGTCGCTGTCGTATCCGTTCGCGCTCGGCCACGGCATGCGGATATTCGGGAAGCTGAAATTCTACCTCAAAAACGCTGATGTGATTGAGCAGATGGCGGCCTGCGACACGATCGTCTTCGACAAAACCGGCACGCTGACGTCCACGGAAGCCGCCCGGCCGGTGGAAGAGTTTCGCCTGCCGCTCGATGAAATGGAGTACGCCCTGGTGGCATCGCTGGCCGCGCAGTCGGCCCACCCGCTGAGCCGGAAGCTGTCGAAATACCTGTCGGAGACGATGACCCTGCCGGTGGAAAACTTCACGGAAATAGCCGGACAGGGCGTCAAGGGGCTGGTGTACGGGCAGTCGGTCAAAATCGGTTCGCGGGCTTTTGTCCACCCGTCTATTTCGGGCGAGTCGGATGCAGAAGGCTCGGCCGTGCACGTGAGCATCGACCATGTGTACCGGGGCGCGTTCCGGTTCCGCAACCAGTTCCGGGAAGGCATCGAAGACATGCTGAACGCTCTTCAGAACGACCGCAAACTTTACCTGCTTTCCGGCGACAACGATGCGGCCCGGGCCGACCTGCAACGCTGGTTTCCGCAGAACGGTCAGATGGTGTTCGAGTGCCACCCGCAGCAGAAACTGGACTTTATCCGGCAGTTGCAGGCGCAGGGGCACCGCATCCTGATGATCGGCGACGGCCTCAACGACGCCGGTGCCCTCAAGCAGGCCGACGTCGGCATCGCCGTGACGGACGACACGATCCAGTTCACGCCGTCGAGCGACGCCATTCTGGAAGCCGGCGCCCTGAACCGACTGCCTGACTTTTTGAAATACAGCAAATTCGCCATGCGGCTGATTCATTTCAGCTTTGTCATCTCGCTGATGTACAACTGCATTGGGTTGTCGTACGGCGTCACGGGCAACCTGTCGCCCATCGTGGCGGCCATTCTGATGCCGGTAAGTTCGGCCACGATGGTTCTCATCGCCACCATCGGCATGCGCTGGAAAGCCGGCCAGATGTTCGCCAAAGCCCTGTCAGCACCGGGCCGACGTTCGGTCGAAAGACCCTGA